In a genomic window of [Empedobacter] haloabium:
- a CDS encoding long-chain fatty acid--CoA ligase → MEKIWLKSYPPGVPAEIDPNQYRSLVHLLEDSFHKFGNRKAFVCMDKAITYAELDAYSKRLGAWLQSRGMKPGARVAVMMPNVLQYPIAIAAVLRAGYTVVNVNPLYTPRELEHQLTDAGAEAIVILENFAHTLEQVLPRTPVKHIIVANMGEMLGGLKGAIVNFVVRNVKKMVPAYSLPNAVRFKAALAHASAMKLTPVELGHEDVAFLQYTGGTTGVAKGATLTHRNVIANVLQSEAWSQPGVQKEPQVEQLSIVCALPLYHIFALTACALWGMRMGALNILIPNPRDIPGLIRELGKYKFNILPAVNTLYNALVNHPGFRHLDFSGLKMANGGGMAVQKAVNDKWLAATGVSIIEGYGLSETSPVATCNRSDSTAFTGTIGLPLPSTEIAILDDDGNEVPLGQPGEIAIRGPQVMRGYWNRPDETAKVMTPDGFFKSGDVGIMDETGYTRIVDRKKDMILVSGFNVYPNELESVVATHPGVLECACIGVPDEHSGEAVKLFVVRKDPNLTIDELMAFCKDNLTGYKKPKYIEFRDELPKTNVGKILRRALRDEMTAGAKKAA, encoded by the coding sequence ATGGAAAAAATCTGGTTGAAGTCGTACCCGCCCGGCGTTCCTGCCGAGATCGATCCGAATCAGTACCGCTCCCTGGTACATCTGCTGGAAGATTCCTTCCACAAGTTCGGCAACCGCAAGGCCTTTGTCTGCATGGACAAGGCCATCACCTACGCGGAACTGGATGCCTATTCGAAGCGCCTGGGCGCCTGGTTGCAAAGCCGCGGCATGAAGCCGGGCGCGCGCGTGGCCGTGATGATGCCGAACGTGCTGCAATACCCGATCGCCATCGCCGCCGTGCTGCGCGCCGGCTATACCGTCGTCAACGTCAATCCGCTGTACACGCCGCGCGAGCTGGAACACCAGTTGACCGATGCCGGCGCGGAAGCCATCGTCATCCTCGAGAATTTCGCGCACACGCTGGAGCAGGTGCTGCCGCGCACGCCGGTCAAGCACATCATCGTCGCCAATATGGGCGAGATGCTGGGCGGCCTGAAGGGCGCCATCGTCAATTTCGTCGTGCGCAATGTCAAGAAGATGGTGCCGGCCTATTCGCTGCCGAACGCCGTGCGCTTCAAGGCCGCGCTGGCCCATGCCTCGGCGATGAAGCTGACGCCCGTCGAGCTGGGTCATGAGGATGTCGCGTTCCTGCAGTACACGGGTGGCACGACCGGCGTTGCGAAGGGCGCTACCTTGACGCACCGGAACGTCATCGCCAACGTGCTGCAATCGGAAGCATGGTCGCAACCAGGCGTGCAGAAGGAGCCGCAAGTCGAGCAGCTGTCGATCGTCTGCGCGCTGCCGCTGTACCATATCTTCGCGCTGACCGCGTGCGCCCTGTGGGGCATGCGCATGGGCGCGCTGAACATCCTGATTCCGAACCCGCGCGACATTCCCGGCCTGATCCGCGAACTGGGCAAATACAAGTTCAACATCCTGCCGGCCGTGAACACGCTGTACAACGCGCTCGTCAACCACCCCGGCTTCCGCCACCTGGACTTCTCCGGCCTGAAGATGGCCAACGGCGGCGGCATGGCCGTGCAGAAGGCCGTCAACGACAAGTGGCTGGCCGCGACGGGCGTGTCGATCATCGAGGGCTATGGCCTGTCGGAGACGTCGCCGGTGGCCACCTGCAACCGCTCCGACAGCACGGCGTTCACCGGCACGATCGGCCTGCCGCTGCCGTCCACCGAGATCGCCATCCTGGACGACGACGGCAACGAAGTCCCGCTCGGCCAGCCGGGCGAGATCGCGATCCGCGGCCCCCAGGTGATGCGCGGCTACTGGAACCGGCCGGACGAAACGGCCAAGGTCATGACGCCCGACGGCTTCTTCAAGTCGGGCGACGTGGGCATCATGGACGAAACGGGCTACACCCGCATCGTCGATCGCAAGAAGGACATGATCCTGGTCTCCGGCTTCAACGTATATCCCAACGAGCTGGAATCGGTGGTGGCGACCCACCCGGGCGTGCTGGAATGCGCCTGCATCGGCGTGCCGGACGAGCATTCGGGCGAGGCCGTCAAGCTGTTCGTCGTGCGCAAGGATCCGAACCTGACGATCGACGAGCTGATGGCCTTCTGCAAGGACAACCTGACCGGCTACAAGAAACCGAAGTACATCGAGTTCCGCGACGAACTCCCGAAAACCAATGTCGGCAAGATCCTGCGCCGCGCGCTGCGCGACGAGATGACGGCCGGCGCCAAAAAGGCGGCATAA
- a CDS encoding long-chain fatty acid--CoA ligase, translated as MEKIWLKSYPEGVPAEIDCTQYRSVTHLLEDSFRKYANQNACVCMDKFLTYAQLDQMSQKFGAWLQGKGLKQGARVAIMLPNVLQYPVVMAGILRAGYTVVNVNPLYTPRELEHQLKDSGAEAIVVLENFATTVQEVLHNTPVKHVIVASMGDLLGGIKGAIVNFAVRHVKKMVPAYSLPTAIPFKQVLAEGSRMTLSPVKTGHDDIAFLQYTGGTTGVSKGAMLTHRNIIANVLQNDAWLQMKPGSDQLVFVCALPLYHIYSLTISALMSMRVGGLNVLIPNPRDIPGFVKELAKYKVTVFPAVNTLYNALLNNPDFHKLDFSSYKICNGGGMAVQQAVADRWLKVTGTPIIEGYGMSETSPVATANRIDIKEFTGTIGLPISSTDIAILDDDGNKLPLGATGEIAIRGPQVMAGYWQRPDETAKSMTPDGFFKTGDVGIMDERGYTRIVDRKKDMIIVSGFNVYPNEVEGVVAAHPGVLECACIGVPDKNSGEAVKLFVVRKDPNLTAEQLQDFCKHELTAYKKPKYIEFRDELPKTNVGKILRRQLRDEKQAA; from the coding sequence ATGGAAAAAATCTGGTTGAAATCCTATCCTGAAGGCGTACCGGCCGAAATCGACTGCACGCAGTACCGCTCGGTCACGCACTTGCTGGAGGATTCGTTCCGGAAGTACGCGAACCAGAACGCGTGCGTGTGCATGGACAAGTTCCTGACCTATGCGCAGCTGGACCAGATGTCGCAGAAGTTCGGTGCCTGGTTGCAGGGCAAGGGCCTGAAGCAGGGCGCCCGCGTGGCGATCATGCTGCCCAATGTGCTGCAGTACCCCGTGGTGATGGCCGGCATCCTGCGCGCCGGCTACACGGTCGTCAACGTCAACCCGCTGTACACGCCGCGCGAGCTGGAACATCAGCTGAAGGACTCCGGCGCCGAAGCCATCGTCGTGCTGGAGAACTTCGCGACCACCGTGCAGGAAGTGCTGCACAACACGCCGGTCAAGCACGTCATCGTCGCCTCGATGGGCGACCTGCTGGGCGGGATCAAGGGCGCCATCGTCAACTTCGCCGTGCGCCACGTGAAGAAGATGGTGCCGGCCTATTCGCTGCCGACGGCGATCCCTTTCAAGCAGGTACTGGCCGAAGGCAGTCGCATGACGCTCTCGCCGGTGAAAACGGGCCACGACGACATCGCCTTCCTGCAGTACACCGGCGGCACCACGGGCGTATCGAAGGGCGCGATGCTCACGCACCGCAACATCATCGCCAACGTGCTGCAGAACGACGCCTGGCTGCAGATGAAGCCGGGCAGCGACCAGCTGGTGTTCGTCTGCGCGCTGCCGCTGTATCACATCTACTCGCTGACGATCAGCGCGCTGATGAGCATGCGCGTGGGCGGCCTGAACGTGCTGATCCCGAACCCGCGCGACATTCCCGGCTTCGTCAAGGAACTGGCCAAGTACAAGGTCACCGTGTTCCCGGCCGTGAACACGCTGTACAACGCGCTGCTGAACAACCCCGATTTTCACAAGCTGGACTTCTCCAGCTACAAGATCTGCAACGGCGGCGGCATGGCCGTGCAGCAGGCCGTGGCCGACCGCTGGCTGAAGGTGACGGGCACGCCGATCATCGAAGGCTACGGCATGTCGGAGACGTCACCGGTGGCCACCGCCAACCGCATCGACATCAAGGAATTCACCGGCACCATCGGTCTGCCGATCTCCTCGACCGACATCGCCATCCTGGATGATGACGGCAACAAATTGCCATTGGGCGCGACCGGCGAGATCGCGATCCGCGGCCCGCAGGTGATGGCCGGCTACTGGCAGCGCCCGGACGAGACGGCGAAGTCGATGACCCCGGATGGCTTCTTCAAGACGGGCGACGTGGGCATCATGGACGAGCGGGGCTATACCCGCATCGTCGACCGCAAGAAGGACATGATCATCGTCTCCGGCTTCAACGTCTACCCGAACGAGGTGGAAGGCGTCGTCGCCGCGCATCCGGGCGTGCTGGAATGCGCCTGCATCGGCGTGCCGGACAAGAACTCGGGCGAAGCGGTGAAACTGTTCGTGGTGCGCAAGGACCCGAACCTGACCGCCGAGCAGCTGCAGGACTTCTGCAAGCACGAGCTGACCGCATACAAGAAGCCGAAGTACATCGAGTTCCGCGACGAGCTGCCGAAGACGAACGTGGGCAAGATCCTGCGGCGCCAGCTGCGCGACGAGAAGCAGGCGGCTTAA
- a CDS encoding LysR family transcriptional regulator: MEVINPVYGRRNLVRFDVNLLKVLESIYANGGITGAAKALHLTQPAITHSLNRLREIFGDPLFVRQGNRMVPTFKTQALMPKIAFHLSGLRAAVEAVEEFDPAQVDAVFTVGFRDVLESVMLPVLVRHITSQAPKVKLISRRVPREDVDRQLVSGAIDLVIDRSTHTDSRINSAFLAHETMVVVLRAGHPLADELRTRDFLAAKHVSVVSQGGTDPLDQLLAEGGKAREIGMVCQHYFSACQVVAGSDWLLTAPAAFANAMSALLPIVVRPLPIRLKPLRIEMYWHAALDEDPGQRWLRGLVTQAYHQH; encoded by the coding sequence ATGGAGGTCATCAATCCTGTTTATGGGCGAAGGAACCTCGTGCGCTTCGACGTCAACCTGCTGAAAGTGCTGGAATCGATCTACGCCAACGGCGGCATCACGGGCGCGGCGAAAGCCCTGCACCTGACCCAGCCGGCGATCACGCATTCGCTCAACCGGCTGCGCGAGATCTTCGGCGACCCGCTGTTCGTCCGCCAGGGCAACCGCATGGTCCCGACCTTCAAGACCCAGGCCCTGATGCCGAAGATCGCGTTCCACCTGAGCGGCCTGCGCGCCGCCGTGGAGGCGGTCGAGGAGTTCGATCCGGCCCAGGTGGACGCCGTGTTCACGGTGGGTTTTCGGGACGTGCTGGAATCGGTCATGCTGCCCGTGCTGGTGCGCCACATCACGAGCCAGGCGCCCAAGGTAAAACTGATCAGCCGGCGCGTGCCGCGCGAGGACGTCGACCGTCAGCTGGTCTCCGGCGCGATCGACCTGGTGATCGACCGCAGCACGCACACGGACAGCCGCATCAACAGCGCCTTCCTGGCGCACGAGACGATGGTGGTGGTGCTGCGCGCCGGTCATCCACTGGCGGACGAGCTGCGCACGCGCGACTTCCTGGCGGCGAAGCATGTGTCGGTGGTGTCGCAGGGCGGAACCGATCCGCTCGACCAGCTGTTGGCCGAAGGCGGCAAGGCGCGCGAGATCGGGATGGTGTGCCAGCACTACTTTTCGGCCTGCCAGGTGGTGGCGGGCAGCGACTGGCTGCTGACGGCGCCGGCGGCGTTTGCCAACGCGATGAGCGCGCTGCTGCCGATCGTGGTGCGGCCGCTGCCCATCAGGCTAAAACCGCTGCGGATCGAGATGTACTGGCATGCCGCGCTGGACGAGGATCCGGGGCAGCGCTGGTTGCGGGGGTTGGTGACGCAGGCTTACCACCAGCACTAG
- a CDS encoding acyl-CoA dehydrogenase family protein: MDFEPSPRAADYLARVRVFMRDEIAPVEPAFWAGISQANHGADWRRWEVPPMLEELKRKARAQGLWNMFLPDSQAGAGLSVLEYAPIAEESGRSLLAPTVFNCNAPDSGNMELLFKYGSEEQKARWLQPLLAGEIRSAFCMTEPDVASSDATNMRATAVVEGDQIVLNGRKWWSSGIGDPHTKILVVMAHTPDAAKGKHEQHSMVLVPVGTPGVTIERMLPVFGFYDEPHGHGEIRFENVRLPLSAFVGGPGRGFEIAQGRLGPGRIHHAMRCIGAAEAALELMVHRGMARVAFGKPLMELGGNAERLAEARIAIDQARLLTLHAAWKIDTVGAAKAMKEISLIKVVAPNVLQQVCDMAIQIHGGAGLSDDTPLSSFFIQARSIRLADGPDEVHKTLIAKLELKRLGYGKQGGGKA, encoded by the coding sequence ATGGATTTCGAACCGAGCCCCCGGGCAGCCGATTACCTGGCCCGCGTCCGGGTCTTCATGCGCGATGAGATCGCGCCCGTCGAACCGGCCTTCTGGGCCGGCATCAGCCAGGCCAACCACGGCGCCGACTGGCGCCGCTGGGAGGTGCCGCCCATGCTGGAGGAACTCAAGCGCAAGGCGCGTGCGCAGGGCCTGTGGAACATGTTCCTGCCAGATAGCCAGGCGGGCGCCGGCCTGTCGGTGCTGGAGTATGCGCCGATCGCCGAGGAGTCCGGCCGCAGCCTGCTGGCACCGACGGTCTTCAACTGCAATGCGCCGGACAGCGGCAATATGGAGCTGCTGTTCAAGTACGGCTCGGAAGAGCAGAAGGCGCGCTGGCTGCAGCCGCTGCTGGCCGGCGAGATCCGCTCCGCGTTCTGCATGACGGAGCCGGACGTGGCGTCGTCGGATGCCACCAATATGCGCGCCACCGCCGTCGTCGAGGGCGACCAGATCGTGCTGAACGGGCGCAAATGGTGGTCCAGCGGCATCGGCGACCCGCACACGAAAATCCTGGTCGTGATGGCGCATACGCCCGATGCGGCCAAGGGCAAGCACGAGCAGCATTCGATGGTACTGGTGCCCGTCGGGACACCCGGCGTGACGATCGAGCGCATGCTGCCCGTATTCGGCTTTTACGACGAGCCGCACGGCCATGGCGAGATCCGTTTCGAGAACGTGCGGCTGCCGCTGTCCGCGTTCGTCGGCGGGCCGGGGCGCGGCTTCGAGATCGCCCAGGGCCGCCTGGGACCGGGCCGCATCCACCACGCCATGCGCTGCATTGGCGCGGCCGAGGCGGCGCTGGAGCTGATGGTCCACCGCGGCATGGCGCGCGTTGCATTCGGCAAGCCGCTGATGGAGTTGGGCGGCAATGCCGAGCGCCTGGCGGAAGCGCGCATCGCCATCGACCAGGCGCGCCTGCTGACATTGCACGCGGCCTGGAAAATCGATACCGTAGGGGCAGCGAAGGCGATGAAGGAAATCTCGCTGATCAAGGTGGTCGCGCCCAACGTGCTGCAGCAGGTGTGCGACATGGCGATCCAGATCCATGGCGGCGCCGGCCTGTCGGACGACACGCCGCTGTCGTCCTTCTTCATCCAGGCGCGCTCGATCCGCCTGGCGGACGGGCCGGACGAAGTGCACAAGACGTTGATCGCGAAACTCGAACTGAAGCGGCTGGGCTACGGCAAACAGGGAGGCGGCAAGGCATGA
- a CDS encoding SDR family oxidoreductase, producing the protein MSDRIFITGGASGLGREIALRWARTGARVCIGDLNDARGAQVEAEIRQAGGTGMYVHCDVTSSEDLQAVAQRLVGEWGGIDIVVNNAGVATAGTVNAEPIEQWQWILNINLLGVVRGCQTFAPPLRAQQRGHIVNVASMAGLVHPPGMGSYNASKAAVVAFSETLFLELANDNVGVTVVCPSFFQTNLAESLRTTDPKAAAGVAKLLSKGRITAAGVADSVFNAVQANQFLVLPHADDRKTHLMKRWLPLRTYLNKMRHLTRKSFPGGRAAAAAKEA; encoded by the coding sequence ATGAGCGACAGGATTTTCATCACGGGCGGTGCGTCGGGACTGGGGCGCGAGATCGCGCTGCGCTGGGCGCGCACGGGCGCGCGCGTGTGCATCGGCGACTTGAACGATGCACGCGGCGCGCAGGTAGAGGCGGAAATCCGCCAGGCCGGCGGCACCGGCATGTACGTGCACTGCGACGTGACGAGCAGCGAGGACCTGCAGGCGGTGGCGCAGCGCCTCGTTGGCGAGTGGGGCGGCATCGACATCGTCGTCAACAACGCCGGCGTGGCCACGGCCGGCACCGTCAACGCCGAACCGATCGAGCAGTGGCAGTGGATCCTGAACATCAACCTGCTGGGCGTCGTGCGCGGTTGCCAGACGTTCGCGCCGCCGTTGCGCGCGCAGCAGCGTGGTCACATCGTCAACGTGGCGTCGATGGCCGGCCTGGTGCATCCGCCCGGCATGGGCAGCTACAACGCCAGCAAGGCGGCCGTCGTCGCATTTTCCGAGACCTTGTTCCTGGAGCTGGCCAACGACAATGTCGGCGTGACGGTGGTGTGCCCGTCGTTCTTCCAGACCAACCTGGCCGAATCGCTGCGCACCACCGACCCGAAGGCCGCCGCCGGCGTGGCGAAGCTGCTGAGCAAGGGCCGCATCACTGCCGCGGGCGTGGCCGACAGCGTGTTCAACGCCGTGCAGGCCAACCAGTTCCTCGTGCTTCCGCACGCGGACGACCGCAAGACCCACCTGATGAAGCGCTGGCTGCCGCTGCGCACCTACCTGAACAAGATGCGCCACCTGACCCGCAAGTCGTTCCCCGGTGGCCGCGCCGCCGCTGCCGCCAAGGAGGCATAA
- a CDS encoding acyl-CoA dehydrogenase gives MQSKILSRRDLAFLLYEWLDVESLTQRPRFADHSRETFDGALDTAERIATDLFATHNKKNDQNEPHVVDGKVVLVPEVKAALDAWSQAGLLAASQDYDYGGMQLPCTVEKAVVAWCKAANIATAAYLLLTGANANTLLKTATPLQVERFVRPMLAGEFFGTMCLSEPQAGSSLSDITTRAVPDPVDGPEGERQYRLSGNKMWISGGEHELAGNIVHLVLAKIPDAEGRLIPGVKGISLFIVPKYVLDADGKPGERNDIVLAGLNHKMGNRGTTNCLLNFGEGQFKPGGCAGAIGYLVGQPHQGLANMFHMMNEARIGVGMGATVLGITGYLHALDYARTRLQGRHPAQKDPAQPQLPIIDHTDVRRMLLAQKAYVEGALALVLYSARLVDEQRTAPDEAARTRAGMLLDFLTPITKSWPAQWCVEANSLAIQVHGGYGYTREYNVEQFYRDNRLNPIHEGTHGIHGLDLLGRKVSIQQGALFQALGEEIGRTVSRGSDVPGDVAAYAGQLDGAWRRVTEVTQALYGAGDMNKTLANASLYLEAVGHVVIAWMWLEQAIVAHAALARAERDEVRDEERDFYRGKLQACRYFYRWELPKVAPQLALLAQLDTTALDMQDAWF, from the coding sequence ATGCAATCGAAGATCCTGTCCCGCCGCGACCTGGCGTTCCTGCTGTACGAATGGCTCGACGTGGAAAGCCTGACGCAGCGGCCGCGCTTTGCCGACCATAGTCGCGAAACGTTCGACGGCGCGCTCGACACGGCCGAGCGCATCGCGACCGACCTGTTCGCCACCCATAACAAGAAGAACGACCAGAACGAGCCGCACGTCGTCGACGGCAAAGTGGTGCTGGTGCCGGAAGTGAAGGCGGCGCTGGACGCGTGGTCGCAGGCCGGCCTGCTGGCTGCATCACAGGACTACGACTACGGCGGCATGCAGCTGCCGTGCACGGTCGAAAAAGCCGTCGTCGCCTGGTGCAAGGCGGCCAATATCGCCACGGCGGCCTACCTGCTGCTGACCGGCGCCAACGCCAACACGCTGCTGAAGACCGCGACGCCGTTGCAGGTCGAGCGCTTCGTGCGGCCGATGCTGGCCGGCGAGTTCTTCGGCACCATGTGCCTGTCCGAACCGCAGGCCGGATCGAGCCTGTCGGACATCACCACCCGCGCCGTGCCTGATCCGGTGGACGGGCCGGAAGGCGAGCGCCAGTACCGGCTGTCCGGCAACAAGATGTGGATCTCGGGCGGGGAGCATGAGCTGGCCGGGAATATCGTGCACCTGGTGCTGGCGAAGATCCCGGACGCGGAAGGGCGCCTGATCCCCGGCGTGAAGGGCATCTCGTTGTTCATCGTGCCGAAGTACGTGCTGGATGCGGACGGCAAGCCGGGCGAACGCAACGACATCGTGCTGGCGGGCCTGAACCACAAGATGGGCAACCGCGGCACCACCAACTGCCTGCTGAACTTCGGCGAAGGCCAGTTCAAGCCGGGCGGGTGCGCCGGCGCCATCGGCTACCTGGTCGGCCAGCCGCACCAGGGCCTGGCGAACATGTTCCACATGATGAACGAGGCCCGCATCGGCGTCGGCATGGGCGCCACCGTGCTGGGCATCACCGGCTACCTGCACGCGCTGGACTATGCGCGCACACGCCTGCAGGGCCGGCATCCGGCCCAGAAGGACCCGGCGCAGCCGCAGCTGCCGATCATCGACCATACCGACGTGCGCCGCATGCTGCTGGCACAGAAAGCGTACGTGGAAGGCGCACTGGCACTGGTGCTGTATTCGGCCCGCCTGGTGGACGAGCAGCGCACGGCGCCGGACGAGGCGGCGCGCACCCGCGCCGGCATGCTGCTGGACTTCCTGACGCCGATCACGAAATCCTGGCCGGCGCAGTGGTGCGTGGAGGCGAACAGCCTGGCCATCCAGGTGCATGGCGGCTATGGCTACACGCGCGAGTACAACGTCGAGCAGTTCTATCGCGACAACCGGCTCAACCCGATCCACGAAGGCACGCATGGCATCCATGGCCTCGACCTGCTGGGGCGCAAGGTGTCGATCCAGCAGGGGGCGCTGTTCCAGGCCCTTGGCGAAGAGATCGGACGCACGGTGTCACGCGGCAGCGACGTGCCGGGCGATGTGGCAGCCTATGCGGGGCAACTCGACGGTGCCTGGCGCCGCGTGACCGAGGTGACGCAGGCGCTGTACGGCGCGGGCGACATGAACAAGACGCTGGCCAACGCCAGCCTGTACCTGGAGGCGGTCGGGCACGTCGTCATCGCCTGGATGTGGCTGGAGCAGGCGATCGTGGCCCATGCCGCGCTGGCGCGCGCAGAACGTGACGAAGTACGCGACGAGGAGCGCGATTTCTACCGCGGCAAGCTGCAGGCGTGCCGTTACTTCTACCGCTGGGAATTGCCGAAGGTGGCGCCGCAGCTGGCGCTGCTGGCGCAACTCGACACCACGGCGCTGGACATGCAGGACGCCTGGTTCTGA
- a CDS encoding NADPH:quinone oxidoreductase family protein, producing the protein MQAVLCKAWGLPETLVVEDLPDLVPGPGQVAVDVKAAGVNFPDVLIIQGKYQFKPELPFTPGSELSGVVRAVGEGVSAVKPGDRVIAFTTGGAFAQQAVVPQQAVMPMPPGMDFDTAAAITLTYGTSHHAVVDRAALQPGETMLVLGAAGGVGLAAIEIGKALGARVIAAASSEEKLAVCREHGADATINYAKEDLREAIKAATDGKGPDVIYDPVGGEYAEAAFRSIGWRGRYLVIGFANGEIPKLPFNLMLLKGASVVGVFWGEFAKREPAANGRAMRQLMGWMAEGKIRPHISARYPLARTAQALEDMAARKVTGKVVIQPGS; encoded by the coding sequence ATGCAAGCAGTGCTGTGCAAGGCCTGGGGCCTGCCCGAAACGCTCGTGGTGGAAGACCTGCCGGACCTGGTGCCGGGGCCGGGCCAGGTCGCGGTGGACGTCAAGGCGGCCGGCGTCAATTTCCCGGACGTGCTGATCATCCAGGGCAAGTACCAGTTCAAGCCGGAGCTGCCGTTCACCCCCGGCAGCGAGCTGTCCGGCGTCGTGCGCGCGGTGGGCGAGGGCGTCAGCGCCGTCAAGCCGGGCGACCGGGTCATCGCGTTCACGACCGGCGGCGCGTTCGCCCAGCAGGCCGTGGTGCCGCAGCAGGCCGTGATGCCGATGCCGCCGGGGATGGACTTCGATACGGCGGCCGCCATCACGCTGACGTATGGTACCTCGCACCACGCCGTCGTCGATCGCGCCGCGCTGCAGCCGGGCGAGACGATGCTGGTGCTGGGCGCGGCCGGCGGCGTCGGCCTGGCCGCCATCGAGATCGGCAAGGCGCTTGGCGCGCGCGTGATCGCCGCCGCGTCCAGCGAGGAAAAGCTGGCCGTCTGCCGCGAGCATGGCGCGGACGCCACGATCAACTATGCCAAGGAAGACCTGCGCGAAGCCATCAAGGCCGCCACCGACGGCAAGGGCCCGGACGTGATCTACGACCCGGTCGGCGGCGAGTATGCGGAAGCGGCATTCCGCTCGATCGGCTGGCGCGGCCGCTATCTCGTGATCGGCTTTGCCAACGGCGAGATTCCGAAGCTGCCGTTCAACCTGATGCTGCTGAAGGGCGCTTCGGTGGTCGGCGTGTTCTGGGGCGAGTTCGCCAAGCGCGAGCCGGCTGCGAACGGCCGTGCGATGCGCCAGCTGATGGGCTGGATGGCCGAGGGCAAGATCCGGCCGCACATCTCGGCGCGCTATCCGCTGGCGCGCACAGCGCAGGCGCTGGAGGACATGGCGGCGCGCAAGGTGACGGGGAAGGTGGTCATCCAGCCGGGCAGTTGA
- a CDS encoding alkaline phosphatase D family protein translates to MVNARRLLLQTGARIAGLAALAAAAPRTFAALRNAPYPFTLGVASGAPLPDSVVLWTRILHNPLDAAATPPIAYTVRWELAEDEAFRRVVAQGSASALPALAHSVHVDVRGLRPDRWYWYRFLLGDAVSPVGRTRTAPAPDTLPDTLKLAVASCQHWEFGAYGAHRHIARAAPDLVAFLGDYIYEWGAYSLQHPQRAVRRDDSFTLAQYRARYAQYKSDPDLQAAHLVAPWIMTWDDHEVANDYGGLRDELLSPDFAARRAAAYQAYCEHQPIRFDMRRFDQVRMHGRYDWGQLARFHVLDNRQYRSPQACPRPGRGGSSSVYRNACAMLADGRRTMLGNEQEQWLKEGLRTSRARWNVLAQQTLMAQSSQVEIHRVSDGRFWTDGWDGYPAARQRLLDALVGSRAANPVVLSGDVHTFYAAELRRDPTQPGRPRNPVVATEFCGTSITSNSRPQQRTAQYVAMNPHIKYGRSDRRGYMLCELTPARMTVLCQGLDDVRDRHSAVNTLARFAVEAGAPRIIQDA, encoded by the coding sequence ATGGTTAACGCACGCCGCCTGCTGCTGCAAACCGGCGCCCGCATCGCTGGGCTGGCGGCACTGGCGGCGGCAGCGCCACGCACGTTCGCGGCGCTGCGCAATGCACCATATCCGTTCACGCTGGGCGTCGCCTCCGGCGCCCCGCTGCCGGACAGCGTGGTGCTGTGGACCCGCATCCTGCACAATCCCCTCGACGCCGCCGCCACCCCGCCGATCGCCTACACGGTGCGCTGGGAATTGGCGGAGGACGAGGCATTCCGCCGCGTCGTCGCGCAAGGCAGCGCCAGCGCCCTGCCCGCGCTGGCGCACAGCGTGCACGTGGACGTGCGCGGCCTGCGTCCGGACCGCTGGTACTGGTACCGCTTCCTGCTGGGCGACGCCGTCAGCCCGGTCGGCCGCACCCGCACCGCTCCCGCCCCGGACACGCTGCCGGATACGCTCAAGCTGGCCGTCGCCTCCTGCCAGCACTGGGAGTTCGGCGCGTATGGCGCGCACCGCCACATCGCGCGCGCGGCGCCCGACCTGGTTGCCTTCCTGGGCGACTACATCTATGAGTGGGGCGCCTACAGCCTGCAACATCCGCAGCGTGCCGTAAGGCGCGACGACAGCTTCACGCTGGCGCAGTACCGCGCCCGCTATGCCCAGTACAAGAGCGATCCGGACCTGCAGGCGGCGCACCTGGTCGCGCCCTGGATCATGACGTGGGACGACCACGAAGTGGCCAACGACTACGGCGGCCTGCGCGACGAGCTGCTGTCGCCGGATTTCGCGGCACGCCGGGCCGCAGCCTACCAGGCCTATTGCGAGCACCAGCCGATCCGTTTCGACATGCGCCGCTTCGACCAGGTACGCATGCACGGTCGCTACGATTGGGGCCAGCTGGCGCGCTTCCACGTACTGGACAATCGCCAGTACCGCTCGCCGCAAGCCTGCCCGCGGCCGGGCCGGGGCGGCTCGAGTTCGGTCTATCGCAACGCCTGCGCGATGCTGGCCGACGGCCGCCGCACGATGCTGGGCAATGAACAGGAACAGTGGCTGAAGGAGGGCTTGCGCACCTCGCGCGCGCGTTGGAACGTGCTGGCGCAGCAGACCCTGATGGCGCAGTCGTCGCAGGTGGAGATCCACCGCGTCAGCGACGGGCGCTTCTGGACCGATGGCTGGGACGGTTATCCGGCCGCGCGCCAGCGCCTGCTGGACGCGCTGGTCGGCAGCCGCGCCGCCAATCCGGTCGTGCTGTCCGGCGACGTGCACACCTTCTACGCGGCCGAGCTGCGGCGCGATCCTACACAACCGGGCCGGCCGCGCAATCCCGTGGTGGCGACGGAATTCTGCGGCACGTCGATCACGTCGAATTCACGTCCGCAGCAGCGCACCGCGCAATACGTGGCGATGAACCCGCACATCAAGTATGGCCGCAGCGACCGGCGCGGTTACATGCTGTGCGAGCTGACGCCGGCGCGCATGACGGTGCTGTGCCAGGGTCTGGACGACGTGCGCGACCGGCACAGCGCCGTCAACACCCTGGCGCGGTTTGCCGTGGAAGCCGGGGCGCCAAGAATCATCCAGGACGCTTGA